In the genome of Amphiura filiformis unplaced genomic scaffold, Afil_fr2py scaffold_147, whole genome shotgun sequence, one region contains:
- the LOC140145138 gene encoding uncharacterized protein, protein MTLTQSNGILLSTDWHFCLCIKCDVERDDRGANHEGEVPAAPAAMMTKEQTHLSTESGPKSLGHVALTADPVKEPPKYEMLNTKPTGKGVPKTVMKVPLAAVTPSTKDSAIGLIQAITVTKDSVTLRWEPTRESMKQVDHYKIAYQDQGSKPRKWMDHGAPTPGSNPHYKLDNHDPGKNYLFKVTAVYKDRKRDDESQDIKKAVLLPKGSLSSEAGKPDPPSKFRLSSDKKTFLLAPPVIHGGSEVIQYRIYEEGAAKPLCWFDIKKQPYTHQISNVTQKKLKAVTVNEHGESKPIEAEVFNE, encoded by the exons ATGACACTAACTCAATCAAATGGAATTTTGCTCAGCACAGATTGGCACTTCTGCTTGTGCATTAAGTGTGATGTAGAGAGAGACGATAGAGGAGCAAACCATGAAGGAGAGGTACCTGCAGCTCCAGCAGCAATGATGACAAAAG AACAAACTCATCTTTCAACTGAAAGTGGACCTAAATCACTGGGACATGTAGCCTTAACAGCAGACCCTGTAAaag AGCCTCCTAAGTATGAAATGTTGAACACAAAACCAACTGGTAAAGGTGTGCCTAAAACGGTCATGAAAGTGCCACTTGCAGCTGTAACACCATCTACAAAAG ATTCTGCAATTGGACTTATTCAGGCAATTACAGTGACAAAGGATAGTGTGACTCTCAGATGGGAACCAACCCGTGAATCTATGAAACAGGTGGACCATTATAAGATAGCATATCAAGATCAAGGCTCTAAGCCACGTAAATGGATGGATCATGGAGCACCAACACCGGGTTCAAATCCACATTATAAATTGGACAATCATGATCCAGGCAAAAATTACCTGTTTAAGGTTACAGCAGTTTATAAAGATAGGAAAAGGGATGATGAGTCTCAAGACATAAAGAAAGCTGTACTACTTCCAAAGGGATCTTTATCAAGTGAAGCTG GAAAACCAGATCCCCCAAGTAAGTTTCGGTTGTCCTCAGACAAGAAGACATTTCTATTGGCTCCTCCTGTTATCCATGGTGGATCCGAAGTAATCCAATACCGTATCTATGAAGAGGGGGCAGCAAAGCCATTATGCTGGTTTGATATAAAGAAGCAACCTTACACACATCAAATCAGCAATGTGACACAAAAGAAGCTTAAGGCTGTTACTGTgaatgaacatggtgaaagtaAGCCTATTGAGGCTGAAGTTTTCAACGAATAG